GGTCGTACTTCCCCTCGCGGTAAAACTCGGACGCCGCCACATCCATCCCGATCACCACCTTATCCGTGAAGCCCGCTTTCTCGATGGCTGTCTTTATCAGCTCCAACGCTGAAGGGAGAAACAGAaagaaggagggaaggaaagaaagaacgagagaggaAGGGTGTAAGGGTAGACTCTACCTAGCATCTGAACCACTCCGTTTCTGATTTAGCAAACTTGTCTTGTCGTTTGTTTGGTGAGATGATGCTGCTGTGTTGCTGAAAGCAGAAATAGTCAAGTATCCACGCTGGGGTGGGGTTGAGAGTGAGGCAGAAAGGTTGCAAGAATACACGCCGATTCTGTTCTAGATGCTTGAGAGATACTACAGACCAAAATCTATTCTAAGAGGCTACAGCTGACACTCCTTTAGGCTTTTCACACTTCTTTTTGATCTTGCCAGGGTTCTGACTTCCTGTCACACCTAGCTACTTATTCAATAGTGGGATAGCGGCATCATTCTTAGCCCAAGGCCCAGGGttatcacacacatacaccaatGCAAGCTCAAGTACAAGCTTAagcgctcagacacacacacagttagtccAAAGATCATCTGATACACATTGCCTTGGCTATTGGGAAATGTGAGAACACATCGTGACAAACATACAGATGGGCAGACACTGTCACAGAGGCAGGTTGCAAACTCATTACCACCTTAGGATTTATGATTTAATTTCTGCAGCGTAGAATAGTTTGTGGGTGAGAAGATTTTGTCTAGTGGTATAATGCACATACAGAATATTAACATTGGCACAGTCCACTATTTTCAAACTGCCCCCAAGAGAATGTATAATTTGAACTCTGGTCAAAGGGTTACCAGTGTCGTGTTCAGTGGAGCACATAGCAAAATGTTTTTAAACAGATTTGTACCGTGGATGTCTCGCTCGGGAATCTAACGGCTTAACCATTATAAacgcagcaaaaaaagaaacgtccctttttcaggaccctgtctttcaaagataattcgtaaagatccaaataacttcacagatcttcattgtaaagggtttaaacaccgtttcccatgcttgttcaatgaaccataaacaattaatgaacatgcacctgtggaacgtcgttaagacactaacagcttacagtaGGTAataaaggtcacagttatgaaaactaaagacactgaagaggcctttctactgactctgaaaaacaccaaaataaagatgcccagggtccctgctcatctgtgtgaacgtgccttaggcatgctgcaaggaggcatgaggactgcagatgtggccagggcaaaaaattgcaatgtccgtactgtgagacgcctaagacagcgctacaggagacaggacggacagctgatcgtcctcgcagtggcagaccacgtgtaacaacacctgcacagggtcggtacatccgaacatcacacctgcgggacaggtacaggatggcaacaacaactgcccaagttacaccaggaacgcacaatccctccatcagtgctcagactgtccacaataggctgagagaggctggactgagggcttgtaggcctgacgtaagacaggtcctcaccagacatcaccggcaacaacgttgcctatgggcacaaacccactgtcgctggcaaaaggtgctcttcactgacgagtcgcggttttgtctcaccaggggtgatacacggattcgcgtttatcgtcgaaggaatgagcgttacacagaggcctgtactctggagcgggatcgatttggaggtggagggtccatcatggtctggggcggtgtgtcacagcatcattggactgagcttgttgtcattgcaggcaatctcaatgctgtgcgttacaaggaagacatcctcctccctcatgtggtaccctccctgcatgctcatcctgacatgacactccagcatgacaatgccaccagccatactgctcgttctgtgcgtgatttcctgcaagacagaaatgccagtgttctgccatggccagcgaagagcctggatctcaatcccattgagcacgtctgggacctgttggatcgaagggtgagggctagggccattccccccagaaatgtcagggaacttgcaggtgccttggtggaagagtggggtaacatctcacagcaagaactggcaaatctgatgtagtccatgaggaggagatgcactgcagtacttaatgcagctgatggccacaccaaatactgactgttacttttgattttgaccacccctttgttcagggacacattattccatttctgttagtcacatgtctgtggaacttgttcagtttatgtctcagttgttgaatcttgttatgttcatacaaatatttacacatgttacgtttgctgaaaataaacgcagttgacagtgagaggacgtttgtttttttgctgagtttatcatTACAATCCCTGTAGTCCTAGGGTGACAATTGGGCTTATCGGGCTCAGGCAGGTCTGCCCCTCACAGGACTGTGATTCTCTAAATCAACTCTGCTACACTTACCCTCACTGTTCTCCAGGATATTGGGGGCGAACCCCCCTTCGTCACCCACGTTGGTAGCATCCTGGCCGTACTTCTCCTGGATCACCCCCCTGAGCGTGTGGTACAGCTCCGAGCCCACCCGTAGTGCATCCTTGAAAGACTCCGCCCCCACAGGAAGTACCATGAACTCCTGCATGGCTAGCTTGTTGCCCGCGTGGGAGCCGCCGTTGATCACGTTGAACGCCtggaaaggagatgagaggagacagaagggAATTAGCAGTTAGGCCAATACCCATGTTCAGCAGGTACGGTGCAGTACATTTCCCATACTTttttcatatacagtatatgttactTTTATCATACATACCATTATGTTTCAGTGTTAATTATTGTTATAATGctacaccacctcctcctctgatATGACAGTTATATAAGTAGTGTCTCTCACTGGAACTGGCAGCACCAGCTCTGTGTTTCCCGCCAGGTCCGCGATGTGACGGTACAGGGGGACCTCTTTCTCTGCTGCACCAGCCTTGCAAATGGCCAGGGAGATTCCCAGGATAGCATTAGCACCAAACTGAGCTGTCGACGATGAAGGAAATGTGATCAATTCCAAAAGGGCTACCAAAATCTAGGTTCAGACAAAAGCCCATTCTCTCAGTTAATGGTGGACCTGAATTGATCAGGGGATACAGCTTGACACATTTGATCTGTTTCTCTGGTAGGAACCTGGAGACTCACACTTGTTCTCTGTGCCGTCCATTTCAATCATCATGTTGTCCAGTTGTTCCTGCTCCACAACACTGATACCCTATGGGACATATATTTATAAGTGTATTAAAACGTTATTTAAATTGATATGTCATCGAGGCCCAATTCTCTTCTTCAACAAATGGACCGATAACCCGCAACATATGGCGACTGCATAGAAGAGTGATCTCATATTTGTAGCCACCGTTAAACTATGAGCCAAACCCTCAAAAGTATTACCTCTTGCACATATCATAGATATAACAGATTTGCTTGTATAGAATCAGAGTACAACATCATTAAGTTGTAAGATGTTCATCTCATTTCTATATGCATTCTATACCTACATTCTATACCTACATTCTATAAGTGCAGCACAAAGGCAATGTGATTTTCGTACGTTGCATCAATGTGTTTTTACTGGCTGACTGCATCCTAAGATTTATTTTCCACTCAAATCTGCCTCAGcataaatctctctctctgtctgtggcgTAGCTGTCTGAatcataaatacacacacaaacaataagacagacacacacacacacacacacaacaattacTCCATACTCTTAAATCACTCATACCAACACATCcccatttcactgcacctatctggtgtttGTGACCATAAAACACATGTTCTTTTTTTCTTCCACTGTCCTTGGTCCATCTTCACACATTCGTTTATCTACGCCTGTCTGGATAGGTCAATCACATCCACTCAGCTTCCTGAAAGTCCATCCGGAGGTGATGGTTATCTGCAGATCAATATGTACTCACACTAAAACATGATCACTGTCACCTAGCTGGCAAAACACAGTCCCCAACTCACCGATGCTATGAGGGCAGGAGCCAGAGTGTCATTGATGTGGCCCACTGCCTTGAGTACACCTAGAGCAGAGAAAGAAGGCAGATAGGAGAGAAGATGGTGAAGGAGGGACAAACATCATTCTGTTTACTCAAGCATTAGATATACATGCACTCGCGAGCACACAAACAAACCTTTGCCCTTGTAGCGGCTCTTGTCTCCATCCCTCAGCTCTAGAGCCTCATAGATACCTGTGGACGCTCCACTGGGCACTGCAGCCCTGAAAagacctgagagagacagagagagagagagaggcgagggaGGTCCTCTTTAGAATTTATCATGGCTTTTGGCAAGTCTTAGCTCTCTTTGTGTGGTGTGATGCTCAGCTTTGCAGACAGGCATGAGAGAGGTCACCTTTCTCTGTGCACAGGTCCACCTCCACAGTGGGGTTTCCTCGGGAGTCCAGGATCTCCCTCGCAATGATGCTCACAATTGACATCctgtgaaagagagagcgaaaggaaggagagaaagaaagagagaggggggaagatatCTATTTTTACCATTACATTTGCACATACAGTAAGGAAATGAATAATGAAAGTGTAAATGAAGTGTGCAGAGAGGGACATTACGATTGCTATAAACCCGTCATGATTTATGAGAGCATTCCAACATGTAAAGCTGCAAGACATCCAACAGTAGGAATTGAATTGATTTTACAATGTGTCGTGTACCAGAAGGTTAGATGGAGTCCATGATGCTAAAAGACATTGCTCACTCAAGACAATATTCCGCTATCAGGACTGAGAGTTGTGGAATCTGTGGTGAGTGACTCAAGCTAAATGACGACATCGTTCCTAGTCGCCTGGCTCACGACTCCATGAGACACAGGGAATCCGTCACTGCCATTGGTCAAGATTGGACTATCAGCGCCTAGCCCACCATGACAAGCATTATCCAGAAATCCACAGTTAAGATGGTTTTGCAATTTTAGAAATAATTTCATtaaattctactcattttgccatggggcggagagaaaaatATGCAGGGCcgggctctgactgcatgtgtgggtatggatgtgggtacagatgtgggtacgcagacccgcgAGCCACTGCGGACCCTCAAGATGAGCTCAGATTATTTTGTGACCTCCAccaccatcaaagttgcccatccctgccctaTGGTGTCCCATATGATGTCATTATCATTTTCCTTATTAATAGTAATTAGCCCCTAATAGTCGTTTATTTTGATCAACAAAATAACAAGGATCCCTACAGAACTGCACAGCTATGTAATCTCCTGTTTTCACAAAAAGACTGAAATGTTGCAGCAGCTGAACTTTGCTGTCTATAAACGTATGTACGTCGCTGTATgtttttcactgacatttttgtGGTGGACAAATATATCATACATTCCTTTCAGCCCCTATGTTTTCAGTCACTATGAATGTATTTAACCATATGTTGTTCATGTAAATGCTTGTAATTTAATGGTGCCACAATATGCATAAATCCCTATCCACTTTCAGCCCATCATCAATCAGCCCCATTATCGGGACTCAAATGAATGCAGCCGTAAGttatataaccccccccccccccccccccccccccagcagctTGCCGTATGAGGACACCCATGTCCACACCAAACCTACTGTAGATTGCAGCACTCAGCACAAATACCCAGAGAGAGCAAgatagagggagaaggagggagggaggaggaagaaggggTTGGGGCGATGGGGagaaaaatagataaataattAAATCCCTCCTTTTGGCTGAAGAACAGAGGAGAttcagagatggaggagagggttGGTTGGGTAAAaaggagagcagggggagagagagagagaaagagaagcagaAGGCTTATTTTCGCAGGATTGGCACCGattggacacacactgacacagacgcATGGAGAGCAGTCAAAcgcacggcacacacacacacacttttgcagACGCTGACActatccctcttcttctctctcacacattcactgtacacacacacacacacacacacacatccgtaCACATAGTGATACAGACATTCAAGGCTCACTTCATCCCCTTCACTGTCTctcaaaacacacaaacacccgcgcacgcacacacactcaagaGACGTGTAGAGCTCTCCCTTCCTCTACCTGCCTCATAGACACACATGCTAGCTCAAACACAATCACAttttctccacacacacagagaggcacCGTCAAAGAATCCAGACACTACAAAAATGCTCTTATAGAAACTGACACACATGTATACatagtagacacacacacactcacagtgaaCCAATAGAACACCTAGAACTCAGTGCCAGGGCTGACACATTAGTTAGCATACACAACCATAACACCTCACATACAGAACTAGGCAAGCAGCAGCATCACCCCAACCCACTCCAACACAGAACATCTCTGCTACTGGGATGCAATCAATACCAGATGCAGGAATAAAACAGGGGATGACAGAAAGTCTGGAGAATGaaaatagagagaggaagagaagagaatgaGGATTTTCCATTGTTACCTGACGTCTGTATGTTCCGCCTAATAGGGCTAGCCAGAaaatactggagagagagggagcgagagggagagaaacagagagggagggggagaaacggagagagagagagagggagagcaaaggAGGAAAACAGGGAGGGGGTAAAATCTGTGACAGAAGGGGGAGGGGATGACGGGATGACTCACAATAAGATGctgagaaaagaggagagagggaagagagaggagggggaggtcaAGGGGATTGACTAATTAGAcggaaagagggatggaggagaggtggaTCGGAGAGAAAAAGACAGGGTACTGCATTTGGAACTGCAAATCAGCTGTAAAAatagagaggggaaggaagaagTGGAAAGGGTTTGtctacccccttctctctcatctctagCTTCATCTCTCATCTAGCTTCATCTCTCATCTAGCTTCATCTCATCTCTTTTTTCCCTCTCATCTAGCTTCATCTCTCTTGTATCTCTTTCCTCTCGCTTCATCTCTCCACTCATCTCTCTGTCATCTCCTTCTTTCTTTCATGATCCTGCAAAGGCAGTGTAGTCGGTATATAAGGCACCATCTATATACACTATTACATAATCTATACTAAACACAGGCACAGCAATGATGCACCTACAGTGTATACCATTTcttatacactcagtggccagtttattacgTACACCAacccgttcacgaaaatggatcgctcctacagacataAAAGCAGGCAGAtgggcatcgaggcattcagttactgttcgattgaacgttagcatgggcaaaacgagtgacctatgagactttgagcatggtatgatcGCTGGTGCCAGGGGCGCCtcttccagtatctcagaaacggacgggattttcacacacaacagtgtgtttaccgagaatggtgcgacaaacaaaaaacatccagtcagcggcagccCTGTGGGCGAAAATAGCTCGTTGTTGAGAGGTCAAATGACAATGGCAAGAatcatgcaagctaacaggcaAATAACGCCGCATCTCGGATGCACATCTTGGAACGCATAACTCgtcgatccttgtcacggatggggtATGACCACACTGGGTTCCCCTCCTATCAGCCTAAAACAATAAGAAGCCGCTCCAGTGGCGACGCGATCATCAatactggacaattgaggagtggaaaaacattgcctggtccaacaaatcccagttcctgttgcatcatgggagagtcaggatttggcgtaaacAGCATGAGTCTATTTGActcatcctgcctggtgtcaacggtacaggctggtggcagtggtgtaatggtgtgggtatgttttcctggcacatgtTAGGCCCTTTGATGCCAAGTGAGCAATGTTTCCATTCCCCAAAGAATTCagtctgttctggaggcaaagggggtccaactcagtactagatgggtgtacctactAAACTGGCCACCGAGTGGATATATCGGCACTAAGCACCGTGAACAGCATTGCTGCACTGTTAGAGCATCAAAGTGTATTTGGAAACATTGAATGTATGCCCCATTGAATAACATACATCAAATTACTACTATTACCTTGTTTGAAAAATATGTTTATAAGCTGTAAGAGAACAATTACACATAAATactaaaacatttcaaatgtatttttgctTTAAAATTTGCTCATATGCAAAACCATCCACGAAATGTCATGCCCTTAAAAATGGCAAGTTGTTGATTACTGGAGGGGTTTAATGTTTTAGGACCGCTTGACGGTTATACAGATAGACAGGAGGTGAGGgtgaaatagtgtgtgtgtgtctgtacgcgTTTGTGCACACACATGTGTGTGCGAattcctgtgtgtgtatgtgcattcgTGTGTGTGCCAGTGAAAGTTTCATTCCTgagcatgcatgcatgtgtgtgtgtgtgtgtgtgtgtttctgtgtgtgcatTCCTGTGGATGcatatgcatgcgtgtgtgtgtgtcagggataGTGTAGACAGAGGAGAGTTAGAGATCTAAAATTCTATAATTAAATGGCCAAGTTTAATGGGATTATCTTTGGAATACAACAACAATGTCCTTGACACccatctcacagacacacagagacacagagggagagagagagaggcaaagagcagagggagtgagagaggtgTACAGGGAAAGTGCTTCTATCCAACTGCTATTTTAATCATGGTTGATTGACAGTTTGTCCGCCCTCTGGTCACACGTCTGGTT
This region of Salvelinus namaycush isolate Seneca chromosome 32, SaNama_1.0, whole genome shotgun sequence genomic DNA includes:
- the LOC120027509 gene encoding gamma-enolase isoform X1, which codes for MSIVSIIAREILDSRGNPTVEVDLCTEKGLFRAAVPSGASTGIYEALELRDGDKSRYKGKGVLKAVGHINDTLAPALIASGISVVEQEQLDNMMIEMDGTENKSQFGANAILGISLAICKAGAAEKEVPLYRHIADLAGNTELVLPVPAFNVINGGSHAGNKLAMQEFMVLPVGAESFKDALRVGSELYHTLRGVIQEKYGQDATNVGDEGGFAPNILENSEALELIKTAIEKAGFTDKVVIGMDVAASEFYREGKYDLDFKSPPDADRHISGEELSDIYQGFVNDYPVVSIEDPFDQDDWAAWSRLTASVGIQVVGDDLTVTNPKRIEKAAEERACNCLLLKVNQIGSVTEAIQACKLAQANGWGVMVSHRSGETEDTFIADLVVGLCTGQIKTGAPCRSERLAKYNQLMRIEEELGDQARFAGYNFRNPTAL
- the LOC120027509 gene encoding gamma-enolase isoform X2 — its product is MSIVSIIAREILDSRGNPTVEVDLCTEKGLFRAAVPSGASTGIYEALELRDGDKSRYKGKAQFGANAILGISLAICKAGAAEKEVPLYRHIADLAGNTELVLPVPAFNVINGGSHAGNKLAMQEFMVLPVGAESFKDALRVGSELYHTLRGVIQEKYGQDATNVGDEGGFAPNILENSEALELIKTAIEKAGFTDKVVIGMDVAASEFYREGKYDLDFKSPPDADRHISGEELSDIYQGFVNDYPVVSIEDPFDQDDWAAWSRLTASVGIQVVGDDLTVTNPKRIEKAAEERACNCLLLKVNQIGSVTEAIQACKLAQANGWGVMVSHRSGETEDTFIADLVVGLCTGQIKTGAPCRSERLAKYNQLMRIEEELGDQARFAGYNFRNPTAL